The following nucleotide sequence is from Natronomonas pharaonis DSM 2160.
ACGGAGCTGATTCGGTGATTCAACGCCGAATTCATCCTCCCAGTCGCGAATCTGCGTCTTCATATCGGCGAGCCGGTCCGTAAGCTCCTCGACAGTGTGTCCGCTATCTCGGAGGCGCATCGCCTCCTGCATCGCTTGGCGGCGATAATCAGGGTAATACGTCGTGTGCGTACCGCTTTCGTCACAGTGGAGGATGCCGTCGTCGACGAGTCGCTCGAGGACACGCTTAGTTGGTTCGTGTGACCAGCCCGCTTCGGAGGCGATCCAGTTTGCCGTCTGCGGCTCCGACAGCTGCCTGGCGACCATCCGGACTCGGTCTTCACCCGTGGTCTGGCGTTCCATCAGGCCCTCGGAGTCCGATTCATCTTCGGTCATACAACATCGTTCGGGCTTTGTCTTAATATAGGTTGAGGTCATTAGTCCTATATCGAATTGACTTCTTTACCATCGCCCTGATCTCAGCTGAGGGTACCAGAGCAAACTCGGAGCCCGCTCTTGGCGGCTCTACCCGGGGGAAGCGTCGTCGTGAGGCGGTTGCAGCTTTCGTGCTTCGTAGACGGCGGCGGGGTACTTCAAAGTGGTCGTGATTATTGGAGTAATCACGTTCAACGTGTCTCAGATCACAATCCGCCGATTTCACTGTTTGAAGGCCCGTGAGTGCCTTTCCTGCCTCCCGTATAATCAATAAACCACATGAAACTATATAGAATAGATCGGCCAGCAGTTGAAGCTGAGTTACTCAATGCGTATGATCTCAATCATCAACGCACCAAATCAAGTTCATTTGTACTACACCAATTTTATTTGGAAAGCTTTATGTTGTACTCTCTACCACCACATATTGCGGTCAAAATCGAGATACCCACACATGTGGTGTTAAGGTCCTGGAGGATTGAGTAGTGACAACAATGAACTGCCCGGACTGCGGGAACGGGCGAACGCGCGTCATTGATACAGGGGCCAGTTCCGACGGAGCTTCCGTCCGGCGACGCCGCGAGTGTCAACGCTGTTCGTTCCGCTTTACGACCTACGAACGTCCGGAGTGGAAGTCCCTCCAAGTGAAAAAACGTGACGGAACCATCGAATCGTTCGACCAACAGAAGCTCCGCACAGGAATCGAGCGAGCCGTTGAGAAGCGGGGTGTGGCTGAGACGACAGTGACTGCTCTCGTCGACGATATCGAGAGCGAACTGCAAGATCGGGAGGCACGCATCGTCTCGTCGAGTCTCATCGGCGAGCTCGTCTCTGAGAACCTCCGCACGCTCGATAAGGTAGCCTACATTCGATTTGTCTCCGTTTACAAAGCATTCTCTGAGCCGCAAGAATTTCTGAAAGAACTTGATGCAGTCTTGGGTGCGGAGCTTGATGACTTCGAAGCCTCGAACAGCTCACAATGATACGAACAGGCGCAGATCAAACTGATGCCCGGTCAATCCTTGAGGAGTATGGCCCGCGTACAGACATACAGGAAGCGACACGGATGCATTCGAACGCACTGAACCGATGAACGACGGACACAGAAACCAACGAACAGAAGACGATTCTTCCGGAGAACGTGCCAATGACTGAAAGCAAAACCACAGGTAGAGATACAGAGACCGACATCTTCTCGGAACGAACGCAGCTAAAACCGTATGAGTACGCCGATTTCCTTGACTACAAGGATGCGATACGGAACAGCTACTGGGTTCACACGGAATTCAACTTTTCAGGCGACGTTCAAGATTTCAGGACCAACACTACTCCTGCCGAGAAGACCGTCATCAAACGGACGATGTTGGCTATCGCACAGATCGAGGTCCAGGTGAAAACGTTTTGGGCAGATATCTACGACGAAATGCCCAAAACGGAAGTCGGGAACGTTGGCATGACCTTCGCGGAGAGTGAGGTCAGACATATGGATGCGTACAGCCACCTCCTCGACATCTTGGGGATAACAGAGGACTTCGAGGAGGTGACCGATGTGCCGGCAATCGAGGATCGAATCGAGTACCTCGACAAGTACCTAGAAAAGAGTGAAAGTGACGACAAACAGGAGTACGTAATGAGTATTCTGCTGTTCTCCACGTTTGTCGAGCACGTCTCGCTGTTCTCGCAGTTCCTCATTATGATGAGCTTCGATAAGTACAAAAAGAAGTTCAAGGGCATCGCAAATGCCGTCGAAGCGACCAGCAAAGAAGAGCAGATCCACGGACTGTTCGGTGTCGAACTCGTGGAGACGATTCGCGAGGAGAATCCGGACCTCTTCGACGAGGACTTCGAAGAAGAGGTCCAAGCAGCCTGTCAACGGGCGTTCGAGGCAGAGATGAAGATACTGGACTGGATCTTCGGTGAGGGCGAACTGGAGTTCCTTCCCCGGACGCACGTCGACGCGTTCCTGCGGGACCGGTTTAACCAGAGCCTCGAGAACGTCGGTGTCGAGCCGATATTCGAGCCGGACGATGGCCTGCTCGAGGAGACACGGTGGTTCGATGAAGACATCATGATGACAAAAGATAACGACTTCTTCAGCAAGCGGTCGACCACGTACAACAAGCACGCCCAGAGCGTAACCGCGGAGGACATGTTCTAACGATGGCACAAGCAGAACCAGTGCTCGACGATGTGAAACGGCAGCACGAAGAACCGTTCTACTGGCTGAACGAGGATAGCAGGGCGTTTCTCGACGAGGGGTACCTGCTCGAGGGCGTCACGGCCGAGGAGCGCGTCAGGGAGATCGCAGAGCGGGCCGAAGAGATCCTAGACGACGACGGCTTCGCGGACAGGTTCTACGACTATATGAGTCGGGGGTTCTACAGCCTCGCGAGTCCCGTGTGGTCGAACTTCGGTCTGGACCGAGGTCTCCCGATCAGCTGCTTCGGGAGCTACATGGAGGACAGCATGGAGAGTATCCTCTACACGCAGGCCGAAGTGGGCGAAATGACCAAGCTGGGCGGCGGCACCAGCGGGTACTTCGGCGAGATCCGGCCCCGAGGCAGCCCAATCACGAACAACGGCAAGAGCAACGGGAGTTACAGCTTCACCGAACTGTTCGATACGATCATCAATGTCGTCAGCCAAGGCGAGACGCGGCGAGGCCAATTCGCGGGCTACATCGACGTCGAGCACGATGATCTGGAGGAGTGGCTCAACATCAAGACCGAGGGAGACCCCGTACAGGACATCTACTACGGCGTTATCATCGGTGACGACTGGTTCCAGGCGATGGTCGACGGCGACGAGGAGAAGCGAGAGACGTGGGCAGAAATCATTGAGGCCCGGATCAACATCGGTGTCCCGTACATCATCTTCCGGGACAACATGAACGAAGGGAAGCCACAGGTCTACAAGGACAAAGGCTACGAAATCAATGCCTCCAACCTGTGTACCGAGATTGCACTGCCAGCCACGCCAGATGAGAGTTTCGTCTGCTGTCTCTCGTCGATGAACGCGCTCCACTATGGCGAGTGGAAGGACACCGACGCAGTGGAAACACTGACGCGGTTCCTTGATGCCGTCATGGAGGAGTTTATTGAAGAGGCGGAGGGGACGCAGTTCATGGAGCGCCCGGTTCGGTTCGCGAAGCGGCACAGAGCGATCGGGATTGGCGTCCTCGGCTGGCACAGCTACCTGCAGAGTGAGATGATTCCGTTCGACAGCATGGAGGCGATGAAGAAAAACGAGGAGATATTCCGCACCATCAGAGAACGGAGCTACGAGGAGAGTCGCCGGCTTGCTGACGAGTTCGGCGAACCGGAGGTGCTCGAGGGCTACGGTCGCCGGAACACGACAACGATGAGCGTGGCCCCGACGAAGTCCAGCAGTGTCATCCTAGGCCAAGTCAGTCCGAGCATCGAACCGCTGAAGTCGAACTACTTCGTCCGCGACGGCGCGAAACTGAAGTCGACGCAGAAAAATCGGTTCCTCGAGGCGATCCTGAAGCAGCGAGGCAGAGACGAGCGCGAGGTCTGGGACAGCATCGCACAGCAAGACGGGAGCGTGCAGCATCTCGACTGTCTGACGGACGAGGAGAAGGAGATCTTCAAAACCTTCGCCGAGATCCCACAGATGGCGATCATCAACCAAGCAGCGCAGCGACAGAAGTACATCGACCAAGCACAGAGCCTGAATATCTCGATCGATCCGAGTGAAGTGAGCGTCAAAGAGATCAACCAGCTCTACATAGAGGCTTGGAGGAAAGGAGTAAAGAGTCTCTACTACCAGAACAGCGTGAATGCTGCACAGAAATTCAGCCGAGATATTCTCGAATGTAAGGCTTGTGAGAGTTGACGAACATAAGGCCTGTGAGATTTGACCCCCACCGATCAGTATTATAGAGTGGTCGGAGAAATTGCGCCACCCTACCCCGGCGCATGTGCACTTCGGTCCCTGACGGCTTCGGCGTGGATCTTATCAACTAGATTTGATTGGAGAATCCGGTGTGTGGACAGACGAGACCGACAAGGTGTGTCCTAACGACAGGCGTTGCGTGTGCCACAGCCACTCCAGAAATTTCCAACAAAATGCATATCAACCGCCTCTCAAAGGACAACGACACCTACGATCTGATTCGGGCCTTCGATTCGGATGAGCGGGATGAAGCACTCGATTTCATCGAAAGTTGAAACGCAGACGACCTACCACCAATTGTATCCGTACCGTTCTGTCTCCAGCATCTCAGCGATATCCTGCGGGTTCTCGATTGCGTGTTCGATTGCGGCCTCAAGCAGGTCTGACTTGTAGACATCCTCGCCGAGTTCGGCTTCGACAGCTTGCTGGAGGTCGGCGATCCGGTCGCGATTGTGCGCTCGAAGCGGGACGGGATGGTCCTCGCGGCCTTCCTTGACCTTGTCACGAACGTGGATATACGGTTGGCCGCGACTTTGTCCGCTTGTCGCAGCCCCACCAGTCGTGGCTGCCGACGGGTCAGTTTCCGTCGACGAAAGTGGGTCCGTATCGGTGCCCGCCCCGGCTTCAGGCGTAGGGTCGGCACCAGCGTCGGTGCTGGTGTCGGTCTCGGCGTCGGCATCGACATCGGCGTCGTCGGCAAACGGGTCGGAGCCAGCGCCCTCCTTCATCCCCCCCATTATGCGGTCACCTCAGGTTCAAGCGCGCCAGGTTCCGGCGGTGCCGGGGGCTCAACGCCGGCTTGCTGTTCGAGATGCCGGGCCAGCCGGTCGTATCTTTCGAGCGTATCGAGTTCATGATCGCGGGTCCGGTCGCGATGCTCGCTGACGTAGGTGAACGCCGAGCACTGCTGTCGCCAGCAGCCGTTCATCAACGATTCACGGGAGCGGAAGACCTCAGGGGTCGAATACTCCAGCTCGTCGAGGACACGCTGGGCTTCGTTCGTGTTGCTCCACTTTACTGGGACTGCTGCGAGCACACCGACGTCGATATCCAGTGTGTCTTCAATACCAGCGACAAGTGACTCTAAGCCTTTGACCGAGGCTTCGCCTTTGGCGCTCGGTTCGACAGGAATAACAAGCGAGTGCGTCGCCGTAATTGCATTGTAGAGATGGCGGCCCTCAGTCGCCGGGGGGTCACAAATCAGAACGTCGTATGTTTCGTGCACGCCGGCGTCGCGGAGGACTGACAACAGCCGCGTATTGACGCCGAAGGACTCACCCATCGCTTCGGCTTGCTCTTTTTCCCGGCGGAGATTATCGGCCAGATCCGAGAGCATGTTGTGTTCCGGAATGATGTCAACACCGCTCTCGGCGGTCACGATTAACTCTTCAAAGGGACCCTTCGGTCGGTTGACCATGTGCCGAACAATGTTGTCGACCGACGGGTCAGCGCGGTCATCATCAACGCCGAGCAGGTGGCTCAGGTTTCCGTCCTGCGGATCGAGCGGTACAACGAGGACATCAAGGCCAGCACGGGCATGAGCGACCGCGAGGTTGGCGGCAGTCGTCGTCTTTGCGACACCGCCTGCCTCTGAGTACGTTGTGTAGGCGAGCATACCGAGTATGTCTGCCCACTGAGTTAAATAGCTTTGTCAGACAAGTGGCTCTGCTGGACAGGCAAGCCAACTAAGTCAGTCGGCCAAGTCAGCTAGCTAAGTTGGCTAGGTTAGTCAATCAACATGTCTGGCTAAATAGGTCAGACAGGAAAGTCAACGCAGTAAATTGGATGCGTAGCACAACGAAGCGGATGAACGAAGCGCAGCCCCCACATTTGCGAGCTTAGTTATTTATTTAGGACGATGCTTTCGTACTGAGTACGGTTCTATGACAGTTATATTTCGAGTTATGAGGTATTTCTACGGGGTATCGGAGTAAAAGACAAAAAGACGAGTATATTATTAGCTGATCGTCGGGAATTCGTCTCAAGGCCCACAAGCCATAACAAACGAGCTCGGCAAACCCATGCGTATCTCGTGGATTTCCACCAGACACCGCAGGTACTACCAACGGAGTAGTTGGCAATTACAGTGAAATGACAAGGTATTAATTATTTTTTCTGGGTTATATCCGTGGCCATAGCGCCACACGAGCCGTGCCGCTCGGTCGAGGGCAGTTTCGGCATCAGCGAAATAGCTGGGCGATAGGCATCGATGCATATGCAACGGCATTTGTGGCCCGTGGGGTGTTCCCTCGGTGTCCGGAGCATATTAGTAACGAAATTAATTTTGTTAGGGTATTATCCATTGGTTCAGTTTTGTGTTGTCGGAGGGGAGTCTCCAGCTCATTATTTGGCCAACCGTTAGTTTCGATGATGCCGAAACAGTTTCACGCAGTTGGGGTATGCTCCGGTCGAGATAGACGGAGGTGGAAACAGCAATGATACACCCAGCACTACTGGCGAATCGAGCCCTGAAAGAGCCGTATTCCGACAAAAAGAATATGTGCTGCTTGGGCCTCAACTAGAATACAAATGGTATCCGAGCCTGACAACGACGGGGGGATTAAATCGGCCGGGACATCTTTCGGTATCATCGAAACCATCTACCAAAACCAGCCGATCTCATTGACCGAACTGGCAGCGGAGGTTGATATCGCAAACAGCACCGCCTACGAGCACATCTCGACGTTGCTCGACAGTGGGTACATTGTGAAGCGTGCTGATGGATACTACCTGTCGCTGAAATTCCTCGACAGAGGGACAAAGGCCAAAGAGTACTACCAAGAGCTACTGGATGTTTCCGAGCCAGCATTGGAACAGCTCGTAGACGAAACCGACGAGGCGGTCAACCTCGTCGTCGAAGAACACGGTCAGGCAGTGTATATCGACCGGCGAACCGGCGAGCGTGGAGTCCCGACAAACTCGTGGGTTGGGAAGCGAAAACCGCTTCATACGCTCTCAGCCGGGAAAGCGATTCTGTCGCAACTTCCCGAAGAAAGAGTCGACGAGATACTCGATGCGCGTGGACTTTCCGTATCGACCGAACGGGCGATTACCACCCGAGAAGAGCTATACGACGAGCTCGAAGAAATCCGTCAAAACGGAGTGTCGTTCAATGACCGTGAGTCGCATTCGCAGATTCGGGCTGTTGGTGCCCCTATCGTCGTCGATGACCGAGTTTACGGGGCAGTCTCAGTCGCTGGACCGGCGATGCGCCTGACCGGCGAATACTTTCGGCAGGAAATCGCCGACTTGCTGCAGGGTGCGGTAAACGAGATAGAGCTCAAACTCACGTATCATTGACCTCCTCCCCGCGCTGAAGCGCGAGGATTCCTCCGTGGGTAATCCAACCAGTTGATTACCCCGGCTGTGAACTTGCGGGTTTGCTGAAGCTGGGTTGGTCAACTGAACGCGACTGTTCCCCAAAATCAGCGGGTATCCAGTCGTGTTCGTTCCACTGCCAGTACGCTCCCTCTTGGGGTGCGTCCCTGTCGCGTTCAGCAGACAGGGCAGCGGGCCGGGCCATCGGCCCTGCTTCAGACTGCAAGATGTTCCACGCCCCTGCCACGTCACTGTGAGCGTCTAGCTCGCAGTCGTGACACCGGAACGAATCGCCTCTCCGAGTGATATCACTACTCCCACACTCGGGACACTCGCTGCTTGAGTCGGCTTCAGTCACTTCCGCAACACAGATACCTACATCACCGAGTGTCAACTCTATCCTGTTGAGAAGTTGTCGATGTGACCAGAAATTGTGCGTCTTCTCGTTCACGTCTGT
It contains:
- a CDS encoding IclR family transcriptional regulator; protein product: MVSEPDNDGGIKSAGTSFGIIETIYQNQPISLTELAAEVDIANSTAYEHISTLLDSGYIVKRADGYYLSLKFLDRGTKAKEYYQELLDVSEPALEQLVDETDEAVNLVVEEHGQAVYIDRRTGERGVPTNSWVGKRKPLHTLSAGKAILSQLPEERVDEILDARGLSVSTERAITTREELYDELEEIRQNGVSFNDRESHSQIRAVGAPIVVDDRVYGAVSVAGPAMRLTGEYFRQEIADLLQGAVNEIELKLTYH
- a CDS encoding ribonucleoside-diphosphate reductase subunit alpha; the encoded protein is MAQAEPVLDDVKRQHEEPFYWLNEDSRAFLDEGYLLEGVTAEERVREIAERAEEILDDDGFADRFYDYMSRGFYSLASPVWSNFGLDRGLPISCFGSYMEDSMESILYTQAEVGEMTKLGGGTSGYFGEIRPRGSPITNNGKSNGSYSFTELFDTIINVVSQGETRRGQFAGYIDVEHDDLEEWLNIKTEGDPVQDIYYGVIIGDDWFQAMVDGDEEKRETWAEIIEARINIGVPYIIFRDNMNEGKPQVYKDKGYEINASNLCTEIALPATPDESFVCCLSSMNALHYGEWKDTDAVETLTRFLDAVMEEFIEEAEGTQFMERPVRFAKRHRAIGIGVLGWHSYLQSEMIPFDSMEAMKKNEEIFRTIRERSYEESRRLADEFGEPEVLEGYGRRNTTTMSVAPTKSSSVILGQVSPSIEPLKSNYFVRDGAKLKSTQKNRFLEAILKQRGRDEREVWDSIAQQDGSVQHLDCLTDEEKEIFKTFAEIPQMAIINQAAQRQKYIDQAQSLNISIDPSEVSVKEINQLYIEAWRKGVKSLYYQNSVNAAQKFSRDILECKACES
- a CDS encoding ParA family protein — translated: MLAYTTYSEAGGVAKTTTAANLAVAHARAGLDVLVVPLDPQDGNLSHLLGVDDDRADPSVDNIVRHMVNRPKGPFEELIVTAESGVDIIPEHNMLSDLADNLRREKEQAEAMGESFGVNTRLLSVLRDAGVHETYDVLICDPPATEGRHLYNAITATHSLVIPVEPSAKGEASVKGLESLVAGIEDTLDIDVGVLAAVPVKWSNTNEAQRVLDELEYSTPEVFRSRESLMNGCWRQQCSAFTYVSEHRDRTRDHELDTLERYDRLARHLEQQAGVEPPAPPEPGALEPEVTA
- a CDS encoding DUF7342 family protein, whose translation is MTSTYIKTKPERCCMTEDESDSEGLMERQTTGEDRVRMVARQLSEPQTANWIASEAGWSHEPTKRVLERLVDDGILHCDESGTHTTYYPDYRRQAMQEAMRLRDSGHTVEELTDRLADMKTQIRDWEDEFGVESPNQLRGTLADESLDGGEEDRRRDIAREWEHLQRRIQIVGFAIREWDFLAPTTEPAEASS
- the nrdR gene encoding transcriptional regulator NrdR; this encodes MNCPDCGNGRTRVIDTGASSDGASVRRRRECQRCSFRFTTYERPEWKSLQVKKRDGTIESFDQQKLRTGIERAVEKRGVAETTVTALVDDIESELQDREARIVSSSLIGELVSENLRTLDKVAYIRFVSVYKAFSEPQEFLKELDAVLGAELDDFEASNSSQ
- a CDS encoding ribonucleotide-diphosphate reductase subunit beta — encoded protein: MTESKTTGRDTETDIFSERTQLKPYEYADFLDYKDAIRNSYWVHTEFNFSGDVQDFRTNTTPAEKTVIKRTMLAIAQIEVQVKTFWADIYDEMPKTEVGNVGMTFAESEVRHMDAYSHLLDILGITEDFEEVTDVPAIEDRIEYLDKYLEKSESDDKQEYVMSILLFSTFVEHVSLFSQFLIMMSFDKYKKKFKGIANAVEATSKEEQIHGLFGVELVETIREENPDLFDEDFEEEVQAACQRAFEAEMKILDWIFGEGELEFLPRTHVDAFLRDRFNQSLENVGVEPIFEPDDGLLEETRWFDEDIMMTKDNDFFSKRSTTYNKHAQSVTAEDMF